In Seriola aureovittata isolate HTS-2021-v1 ecotype China chromosome 17, ASM2101889v1, whole genome shotgun sequence, a genomic segment contains:
- the syt3 gene encoding synaptotagmin-C, giving the protein MSGDWDEDLCKKALVLVEELCFNSPRGYSQSERCQEFSYLLRGRNRPLDAEISVSLLSVIVTFCGIVLLSVSLFVSWKLCWLPWRDKEGGVLSLTSGLLPGSAGVGSLGGTGGPSLLPPLLQRKEGHSSSSLYPTLGQQGQHHPHFSELVGLERGEVGSVAGGPHETQEHSYLDMDSYPNNAGTLKLSQTSPDVPNSEGGAHPPKDLPNAHSQQQVTSRPKPMTHQLSSPDFHGEEKEQVTSIGQIKPELYRPKGDQGEGKQGDNCGKISFLLRYAFNTEQLVVKILKALDLPAKDANGFSDPYVKIYLLPDRKKKFQTKVHRKTLNPVFNETFQFGVPLNELHSRKLHFSVYDFDRFSRHDLIGQVVVDNLLDFSEGSGDKPVWRDIVEGTAEKADLGELNFSLCYLPTAGRLTATIIKATNLKAMDLTGFSDPYVKASLICDGRRLKKRKTSIKKNTLNPTYNEALVFDIPNENIESVSIIIAVMDYDCIGHNEVIGMCRVGSEAEGPGREHWAAMLANPRKPIEHWHQLVEEKAIGTFVSKSVTTPSPKPHIVVDSPHSD; this is encoded by the exons ATGTCGGGGGACTGGGATGAAGACCTGTGTAAGAAGGCgctggtgctggtggaggagcTGTGCTTCAACTCCCCGAGAGGTTACAGCCAGAGCGAACGCTGCCAGGAGTTCAGCTACCTGCTGAGAGGTCGCAACAGACCGCTGGACGCAG AGATCTCTGTCAGCTTGCTGTCGGTCATCGTGACATTCTGCGGCATCGTCctcctctccgtctccctcttcGTCTCGTGGAAGCTCTGCTGGCTGCCATGGCGGGACAAGGAGGGCGGAGTCCTGAGCCTGACGTCGGGGTTGCTGCCCGGTAGCGCTGGCGTCGGAAGCCTCGGAGGCACCGGGGGCCCGTCGCTCTTGCCCCCgctgctgcagaggaaggagggCCACTCCTCGTCCTCACTGTACCCCACGCTAGGGCAGCAGGGCCAGCACCACCCCCACTTCTCTGAGCTGGTGGGGCTGGAGAGGGGGGAGGTGGGAAGTGTGGCTGGGGGGCCGCATGAGACCCAGGAGCACTCCTACCTGGACATGGACTCCTACCCCAACAACGCTG GAACTCTGAAGCTGAGTCAGACGTCTCCAGACGTCCCCAACTCAGAGGGGGGAGCCCATCCCCCAAAAGACCTGCCCAACGCTCATTCCCAGCAGCAGGTCACCTCACG GCCCAAGCCCATGACTCACCAGCTCTCCAGTCCTGATTTCCATGgtgaggagaaggagcaggtAACCAGCATTGGGCAGATCAAACCAGAGCTCTACAGACCCAAGGGCGACCAGGGTGAAGGCAAACAGGGTGACAACTGCGGCAAGATCAGCTTCCTCCTGCGCTACGCCTTCAA caCGGAGCAGTTGGTGGTGAAGATCCTGAAAGCTTTGGACCTGCCAGCGAAGGACGCCAACGGCTTCTCTGACCCGTACGTGAAGATCTACCTACTGccagacaggaagaagaaattCCAAACCAAG gttcaCAGAAAGACCTTAAACCCAGTGTTCAACGAGACATTTCAGTTCGGCGTGCCGCTGAATGAGCTACATTCCAGGAAGCTGCATTTCTCCGTGTACGACTTCGACCGCTTCTCCAGGCACGACCTGATCGGCCAGGTCGTGGTGGACAACCTGCTGGACTTCAGCGAGGGCAGCGGGGACAAACCTGTGTGGAGGGACATCGTGGAGGGCACTGCG GAGAAGGCTGATCTCGGGGAGCTTAATTTCTCGCTGTGTTACCTACCCACTGCAGGCAGGCTCACCGCCACAATCATCAAGGCCACCAACCTCAAAGCCATGGACCTGACTGGCTTCTCAG ATCCGTACGTGAAAGCCTCTCTGATCTGTGACGGGCGACGGCTAAAAAAGAGGAAGACCTCCATTAAGAAGAACACGCTGAACCCCACGTACAACGAGGCGCTGGTGTTTGACATTCCCAATGAAAATATAGAAAGTGTATCCATCATCATTGCAGTGATGGACTATGACTG TATTGGTCATAACGAGGTTATAGGGATGTGTCGTGTGGGCAGTGAAGCCGAGGGTCCAGGCAGAGAGCACTGGGCAGCCATGCTGGCCAATCCACGCAAACCAATAGAGCACTGGCATCAGCTTGTGGAG GAAAAAGCAATTGGTACATTTGTGTCGAAGAGTGTTACAACACCCTCCCCTAAGCCTCACATCGTGGTGGACAGTCCTCACTCCGATTAA